In Notamacropus eugenii isolate mMacEug1 chromosome 1, mMacEug1.pri_v2, whole genome shotgun sequence, one genomic interval encodes:
- the FBXL15 gene encoding F-box/LRR-repeat protein 15 gives MEPSGGEQEPEAVRLLDLPWEDVLLPHILGRVPLRQLLHLQRVSKAFQALVQLHLARLRSFDSAQVGPQVPRAALGRLLRDSEGLQELCLESCRDWLCDEDLEPVLSRNPGLRRVGLAGCGRLSRRALVTLSLSCAQLRCLSLAHCDWVDGLALRGLADRCPCLEALDLTACRQLRDTAVTYLAQHRGAQLRSLSLAVNANVGDATVQELARCCPQLEHLDLTGCLRVRSDAIRTLAEYCPRLRSLRVRHCHDVAESSLSALRKRGVDIDVEPPLQRALVLLQDVVGFAPFVNLQI, from the exons ATGGAGCCGTCCGGCGGGGAGCAAGAGCCGGAGGCCGTCAG GCTCCTGGACCTGCCGTGGGAGGACGTCCTGCTCCCGCACATCCTCGGCCGCGTCCCCCTGCGGCAGCTGCTCCACCTGCAGCGCGTCAGCAAAGCTTTCCAGGCGCTCGTGCAACTGCACCTGGCGCGCCTGCGCAGCTTCGACTCGGCGCAG GTGGGCCCGCAGGTCCCGAGGGCAGCCCTGGGCCGGCTGCTGCGGGACTCGGAGGGGCTCCAGGAGCTGTGCCTGGAGTCGTGCCGTGACTGGCTGTGCGATGAGGACCTGGAGCCGGTGCTGAGCCGGAACCCCGGGCTGCGGCGCGTGGGGCTGGCGGGCTGCGGGAGGCTCAGCCGCCGGGCCCTGGTGACCCTGTCCTTGAGCTGCGCGCAGCTGCGTTGCCTCTCGCTCGCCCACTGCGACTGGGTGGATGGGCTGGCCCTCCGGGGCCTCGCCGACCGCTGCCCGTGCCTAGAGGCCCTGGACCTCACGGCGTGCCGACAGCTGCGGGACACGGCCGTGACCTACCTGGCCCAGCACCGCGGGGCCCAGCTCCGATCCCTCTCCCTGGCTGTCAACGCGAACGTGGGGGACGCCACCGTGCAGGAGCTAGCCCGGTGCTGCCCGCAGCTCGAACACCTGGACCTCACCGGCTGTCTCCGCGTGCGGAGCGATGCCATCAG GACCCTGGCAGAGTATTGCCCCCGGCTGCGCTCACTTCGGGTCCGTCACTGTCATGACGTAGCTGAGTCCAGCCTGAGTGCCCTGAGGAAACGTGGTGTGGACATAGACGTGGAACCACCCCTGCAGCGGGCCCTTGTCCTGTTACAGGATGTTGTGGGCTTTGCTCCCTTTGTCAACCTCCAAATCTGA
- the CUEDC2 gene encoding CUE domain-containing protein 2 isoform X2 — MELERIIRDTLVSFAQTHVPGADLSGLDEVVFSYITGVLEDLGSPGASDENFDMEVFAEMMDAYVPGFAKIPSGTVCDMMFNLSGQLSNARNKVGRAQRALSMARGDLEEAVHIMVEEKVEPQALGSNSKDTSRLQGTPKKEELKSFILQKYMMVDSEEDQKTHRPVAPKEAPKKLIRYIDNQVVSTKGERYKDIRKPEPEGMKSTYISLKPARKYKFH, encoded by the exons ATGGAACTTGAGAGGATCATCCGAGATACCTTAGTCAGCTTTGCCCAAACTCATGTCCCAGGTGCTGATCTCAG TGGCTTGGATGAAGTTGTCTTCTCCTACATAACTGGGGTTCTGGAGGACTTGGGTTCTCCAGGGGCATCGGATGAGAACTTTGACATGGAAGTGTTTGCAGAGATGATGGATGCCTACGTGCCTGGCTTTGCCAAGATCCCCAG TGGGACAGTTTGCGACATGATGTTCAACCTCTCAGGCCAGCTGAGTAATGCACGGAACAAGG TGGGAAGAGCACAGCGGGCATTGTCTATGGCTCGGGGGGACCTGGAAGAGGCTGTTCACATCATGGTAGAGGAGAAAGTGGAGCCCCAAGCCTTAGGCAGCAACTCAAAG GACACATCAAGATTACAGGGTACTCCCAAGAAAGAAGAACTGAAATCCTTCATTCTACAAAA ATACATGATGGTGGACAGTGAAGAAGACCAGAAAACTCATCGGCCTGTGGCCCCAAAAGAG GCCCCTAAGAAGTTGATCCGATACATTGACAACCAGGTGGTGAGTACCAAAGGAGAGCGTTATAAGGACATTCGGAAGCCAGAACCGGAAGGGATGAAGTCCACTTATATCAGTCTCAAACCAGCCCGGAAGTACAAGTTCCACTGA
- the CUEDC2 gene encoding CUE domain-containing protein 2 isoform X1: protein MELERIIRDTLVSFAQTHVPGADLSGLDEVVFSYITGVLEDLGSPGASDENFDMEVFAEMMDAYVPGFAKIPSGTVCDMMFNLSGQLSNARNKENVCPKSQEDNAPTSPEHLQSLGEGTREIRKSQARTSTPLLGGGTKAEEVSESDELQDGIQLLLEMFPSCTVGRAQRALSMARGDLEEAVHIMVEEKVEPQALGSNSKDTSRLQGTPKKEELKSFILQKYMMVDSEEDQKTHRPVAPKEAPKKLIRYIDNQVVSTKGERYKDIRKPEPEGMKSTYISLKPARKYKFH, encoded by the exons ATGGAACTTGAGAGGATCATCCGAGATACCTTAGTCAGCTTTGCCCAAACTCATGTCCCAGGTGCTGATCTCAG TGGCTTGGATGAAGTTGTCTTCTCCTACATAACTGGGGTTCTGGAGGACTTGGGTTCTCCAGGGGCATCGGATGAGAACTTTGACATGGAAGTGTTTGCAGAGATGATGGATGCCTACGTGCCTGGCTTTGCCAAGATCCCCAG TGGGACAGTTTGCGACATGATGTTCAACCTCTCAGGCCAGCTGAGTAATGCACGGAACAAGG AAAATGTGTGTCCCAAGAGCCAGGAAGACAATGCTCCTACTTCTCCAGAACATCTCCAGAGCCTGGGGGAAGGCACCCGAGAGATAAGGAAGTCCCAAGCACGTACCTCTACCCCACTCCTGGGGGGAGGCACAAAGGCTGAG GAGGTCTCTGAGAGTGATGAGCTCCAGGATGGGATACAACTGCTCCTAGAAATGTTCCCTTCCTGCACAGTGGGAAGAGCACAGCGGGCATTGTCTATGGCTCGGGGGGACCTGGAAGAGGCTGTTCACATCATGGTAGAGGAGAAAGTGGAGCCCCAAGCCTTAGGCAGCAACTCAAAG GACACATCAAGATTACAGGGTACTCCCAAGAAAGAAGAACTGAAATCCTTCATTCTACAAAA ATACATGATGGTGGACAGTGAAGAAGACCAGAAAACTCATCGGCCTGTGGCCCCAAAAGAG GCCCCTAAGAAGTTGATCCGATACATTGACAACCAGGTGGTGAGTACCAAAGGAGAGCGTTATAAGGACATTCGGAAGCCAGAACCGGAAGGGATGAAGTCCACTTATATCAGTCTCAAACCAGCCCGGAAGTACAAGTTCCACTGA
- the LOC140511859 gene encoding igE-binding protein-like yields MGNQLPVIKPEEQEVWAKILYRECREAGVTIELNDLQEFCKRIWKVSPWLEQTGISRERWGAVGEQMTAYEQQCPGELEDLDFLIFGVIKSLLEGPERLGRDWNESGSRERGGENPGKQKVKECREKIGSELHLADGKGEAGEHTPCLPSAPPYSTLYWSDSPAPQSSLEKGIRKAIENGEDRGTFPVVEIADPSVPGGVWRSHIPIEWKRVGTLKEACTKHGPNSPFVIAMLETLSGQFILTPNDWKSLARACLTPGQNVIWVSEFSQKVKSTTSGLGAQAPQAYQQFTGTGQFEATGNQLHYSAADYVLIAGMAIAAWKVITSKKEREFPMTRITQGNTEPFTNFVARLHEAVGQDMGEENQGTEIVLKTLLRQNCNHDCKKAMLGLPKNASVEEMIQRCERVGSPGVFGTGPREVPGRSLK; encoded by the coding sequence atggggaatcaattgccagtaataaagccagaggaacaggaggtctgggctaagatactttacagggaatgcagggaggcgggggtcactatagagttaaacgacctccaagaattttgtaaaaggatttggaaggtctCTCCCTGGCTCGAGCAGaccggaatatcaagagaaagatggggagcggtcggagaacaaatgaccgcttatgaacaacaatgccccggggagctggaggatttagatttcctgatattcggtgtgattaaaagtctgttggaaggcccggagagactagggcgggattggaatgagagtggaagcagagagaggggaggggagaaccctggcaagcagaaagttaaggagtgtagagaaaaaataggttcagagctccatctagcagatgggaaaggcgaggcaggggagcatacaccgtgtcttccctctgcgcctccttatagcacgctctattggtcagacagtccagcgccacagtccagtttggaaaagggaatacgaaaggccatagagaatggagaagacagaGGGACATTCCCTGTggtagaaatagcggaccccagtgtccccggtggggtttggaggagccacatacccatagagtggaagagagtagggactctcaaagaggcttgtaccaagcacggccccaattcaccctttgtcatagccatgcttgagactctcagtggtcagttcattctgactcctaatgactggaagagcttagccagagcctgccttacccctgggcagaatgtgatttgggtgtcagaattttctcagaaggtgaagagcactaccagtgggctgggggctcaggccccccaggcttatcagcaatttacaggaacagggcagtttgaggctacaggaaatcaattacattactcggccgccgattatgtcttgattgccggaatggctattgccgcctggaaggttataacctctaagaaagagagagagtttcccatgactaggattacacaaggaaacactgagccatttactaattttgtggccaggctgcatgAGGCAGTAGGTcaagacatgggagaggagaatcaagggacagagatagtgttaaagacattgctgcggcagaattgtaatcatgactgcaaaaaggcaatgctgggactgccaaagaatgcatccgttgaagaaatgatacagagatgtgagaGGGTAGGAAGTCCAGGTGTATTTGGCACAGGtccaagggaagtacctggccgcagccTTAAATAA